From Flavipsychrobacter sp., a single genomic window includes:
- a CDS encoding DapH/DapD/GlmU-related protein: MFQQIGFFYRDCKRRVGKRWLLWLFVFFSPAIVGIFWYRFERGMFLTFGKLYKGIRILFIPLEYLFQSYSNIDIHYQADIAGGLAVLHPSIGVVISGKVIAGKNLTLTGGNTIGINKKTNWGDFVIGDDCILGANATIMGGLKMGDGITVGANACVTKSFTENGIKLAGVPAKMLQIIN; the protein is encoded by the coding sequence ATGTTTCAGCAGATAGGTTTTTTTTATAGAGACTGTAAACGCCGTGTGGGCAAAAGGTGGCTTTTATGGCTGTTTGTATTTTTTTCACCTGCTATAGTTGGCATATTTTGGTACCGTTTTGAGCGAGGAATGTTTCTCACCTTTGGGAAGCTATATAAGGGTATCAGGATACTATTCATTCCTTTAGAATACCTGTTCCAGTCGTATAGTAATATCGATATACATTATCAGGCAGATATTGCAGGAGGGTTAGCGGTGTTGCATCCATCTATTGGTGTAGTTATTTCAGGTAAGGTAATAGCCGGAAAGAATTTGACGCTTACAGGTGGTAATACGATAGGTATTAATAAAAAGACTAATTGGGGTGACTTTGTTATAGGGGATGATTGTATACTAGGAGCAAATGCAACAATAATGGGAGGATTAAAAATGGGAGATGGTATAACAGTAGGTGCAAATGCTTGTGTGACCAAGTCTTTTACTGAAAATGGCATAAAACTTGCAGGTGTTCCAGCTAAGATGTTGCAGATAATAAATTAA
- a CDS encoding DUF4168 domain-containing protein: MNIKRMRTRIATLLTAVALLFTTSAVMAQGGAADYTDDDIEQFVAINKETLPLQMDAQKKMMTAVQESGMDMNKFQSMAMAAQQGDQTFGGASEEEKTAFMAVATKANSIQQELGMEMQKAVSASGMDAMKFQQMAMTYQQNADFRTKIDAMMGMGEADASTDEGDEEGE; this comes from the coding sequence ATGAACATCAAGAGAATGAGAACAAGAATAGCAACATTATTAACTGCAGTAGCTTTGCTTTTCACAACTAGTGCCGTAATGGCTCAAGGTGGAGCAGCTGACTATACTGATGATGATATAGAGCAGTTTGTAGCTATCAATAAAGAAACCCTACCATTACAAATGGACGCTCAAAAGAAGATGATGACAGCCGTACAAGAGTCAGGCATGGATATGAATAAATTCCAAAGCATGGCTATGGCAGCACAGCAAGGCGACCAAACTTTTGGTGGTGCTAGCGAAGAAGAGAAAACCGCTTTTATGGCTGTAGCTACTAAAGCCAACTCAATTCAACAAGAGCTGGGCATGGAAATGCAAAAAGCGGTTAGTGCTAGCGGTATGGATGCTATGAAGTTTCAGCAAATGGCGATGACCTATCAACAAAATGCAGATTTCCGTACTAAGATCGATGCAATGATGGGTATGGGTGAAGCTGATGCTTCTACCGACGAAGGCGATGAAGAAGGAGAATAA
- a CDS encoding FkbM family methyltransferase: MKEQIKQLIKKLPIAFTKNQQYDKQTNKVIKKVCSFNSCCIDVGAHKGEVLDTMLQYAPNGTHHAFEPIPDMYKNLVEKYAYLKNCNIHGLALSNTTGETSFNYVISNPSYSGLKKRKYDRPNEKDTIITVKTELLDNIIPETYNPTLIKIDVEGGELQVLEGAAKTIKRAKPTIIFEHGLGASDYYGSTPDKLFSLLRSYGLRISTMKRWLDYRPCLTEEEFVSLYKNNEEYYFIAYP, from the coding sequence ATGAAAGAACAGATAAAACAGCTGATAAAGAAACTCCCGATTGCTTTTACTAAAAATCAGCAATACGATAAGCAGACTAACAAAGTGATCAAGAAAGTATGCTCTTTCAACAGCTGTTGCATTGATGTAGGAGCTCATAAAGGAGAAGTATTGGACACCATGCTTCAATATGCTCCTAATGGTACACATCATGCCTTTGAGCCCATACCAGACATGTATAAGAACCTTGTAGAGAAGTATGCCTATCTAAAAAACTGTAACATACACGGACTCGCGCTAAGTAATACCACCGGTGAAACTTCTTTTAATTATGTAATATCCAACCCCTCTTATAGTGGCCTGAAAAAGAGGAAGTATGACAGGCCTAATGAAAAAGACACCATCATTACCGTAAAGACCGAACTACTGGACAATATCATACCAGAAACGTACAACCCTACTCTTATAAAGATCGATGTAGAAGGAGGAGAATTGCAAGTGCTTGAAGGCGCTGCAAAAACCATAAAAAGGGCGAAACCTACTATTATTTTTGAGCATGGGCTTGGCGCATCTGACTATTATGGTTCTACTCCTGACAAATTATTTTCATTACTCCGCAGCTATGGTTTACGAATTTCAACCATGAAACGCTGGCTAGACTACAGACCTTGCCTTACAGAAGAGGAATTTGTAAGCCTATACAAGAACAATGAAGAATATTACTTCATAGCATATCCTTAA
- a CDS encoding bifunctional GNAT family N-acetyltransferase/carbon-nitrogen hydrolase family protein → MSKMIKQIELGLLTVKDYEGLLAAMKAAYKNWDGAYWSLAAIERLIKRFPEGQIVVKVDGKVVGCALSLVIKYDKFGDNHNYKGITGNYTFSTHDMKGDVLYGIEIFIHPDYRGLRLGRRMYDARKELCEQLNLKAIVFGGRIPHYHTYAGELTPKEYIQKVKNKEIFDPVLTFQLSNDFHVKKVIKNYMQGDDESLEYATLLQWDNVYHTPKTRNQFNAKTYVRLGLIQWQMRPYHSLQEMFEQLEYFIDSIASYNSDFALMPELFNGPLLAEFNQMGEAEAMRALSQYTPEIKDKFKELAITYNVNIITGSMPSMEGDVMKNVGYLCHRNGNVEQYEKLHITPDEAKYWGMQGGDFLRVYDTDAGTIGVLICYDVEFPELGRLLAEQGMQILFVPFLTDTQNAYMRVRCCAQARAIENECFVAITGSVGNLPKVENMDIQYSQSAVFTPCDFAFPANGVKSEATPNTEMILIADVNLQLLDELHSYGSVRNLKDRRKDFYDLKIVKGS, encoded by the coding sequence ATGAGTAAGATGATAAAGCAAATAGAGCTGGGGCTCTTAACGGTTAAAGATTATGAGGGACTACTGGCAGCTATGAAAGCAGCCTATAAGAACTGGGATGGTGCTTATTGGAGTTTGGCTGCCATAGAACGACTTATCAAGCGTTTTCCAGAAGGGCAAATTGTAGTGAAAGTGGATGGTAAAGTGGTAGGGTGTGCCTTGTCATTAGTGATTAAGTATGACAAATTTGGAGATAATCATAATTATAAAGGTATAACAGGTAATTATACATTCAGCACACATGATATGAAAGGGGATGTGCTTTATGGTATCGAGATATTTATACATCCTGACTATAGAGGACTGAGGTTGGGTAGACGAATGTATGATGCAAGGAAAGAATTGTGTGAACAATTGAACCTTAAAGCAATTGTGTTTGGCGGTCGCATACCTCATTATCATACCTATGCAGGAGAACTGACTCCCAAGGAGTATATTCAGAAAGTTAAGAACAAAGAAATATTTGATCCTGTACTTACTTTCCAGTTGTCTAATGACTTTCATGTAAAAAAAGTTATTAAGAACTACATGCAAGGGGATGACGAGAGCCTGGAATATGCAACCTTATTGCAATGGGATAACGTTTACCATACCCCAAAAACAAGAAATCAATTTAATGCAAAAACCTATGTGAGGTTAGGGTTGATACAATGGCAGATGAGACCATATCATTCCTTGCAAGAAATGTTTGAGCAGCTGGAATATTTTATTGATTCCATAGCGTCTTACAATAGCGATTTTGCTCTGATGCCTGAGTTGTTTAATGGACCATTGTTAGCAGAGTTCAATCAGATGGGGGAGGCCGAGGCTATGAGAGCACTGTCTCAATACACGCCGGAGATCAAGGATAAGTTTAAAGAATTGGCCATTACCTACAATGTAAATATCATCACTGGTAGTATGCCTAGCATGGAAGGGGATGTTATGAAAAATGTAGGCTACCTATGTCATAGAAATGGCAACGTAGAACAATATGAAAAGCTGCACATAACACCTGATGAAGCAAAGTATTGGGGAATGCAAGGTGGCGACTTTTTGAGAGTATATGATACTGATGCTGGTACAATAGGTGTGCTTATATGTTATGATGTGGAATTTCCTGAATTAGGAAGATTATTAGCAGAGCAGGGAATGCAAATATTATTTGTTCCTTTTCTTACAGATACACAAAACGCCTACATGCGTGTGCGCTGTTGTGCACAAGCAAGAGCTATAGAGAATGAATGTTTTGTTGCTATTACAGGTAGTGTGGGCAACCTACCTAAAGTAGAAAATATGGACATCCAATATTCTCAATCAGCGGTATTTACGCCTTGCGATTTTGCTTTCCCAGCAAATGGTGTAAAGAGTGAAGCAACGCCTAATACAGAAATGATCTTAATAGCCGATGTGAATTTGCAGTTGCTAGACGAGTTGCATAGCTATGGTAGCGTTAGGAACTTGAAAGATAGACGTAAAGATTTTTACGATTTGAAAATTGTAAAAGGGAGTTAA
- a CDS encoding HPF/RaiA family ribosome-associated protein, which produces MEVIIQSIDFTAGEELEGYVREKMQKLDKLDDKIIRARVKLEKGQGSTNNHLCDVRLEVPGNDHIVKKTGNSYQEALLVAIDTLQDVVKRSKEKQS; this is translated from the coding sequence ATGGAAGTAATAATACAGTCAATAGACTTTACAGCAGGAGAAGAACTGGAAGGGTATGTAAGGGAGAAAATGCAAAAATTAGATAAGCTGGACGATAAGATAATAAGAGCTAGAGTTAAGTTGGAGAAAGGGCAAGGTAGTACTAACAATCATTTATGTGATGTAAGACTGGAAGTGCCGGGCAATGATCATATTGTCAAAAAAACAGGCAACTCTTATCAGGAGGCTTTGCTGGTAGCTATTGATACATTGCAGGATGTAGTAAAGCGCAGTAAAGAAAAACAGAGTTAG
- a CDS encoding DUF6252 family protein, with protein MKKNILFATILMMTVAIFACNKKSNTTTPATPTTTACNGMNLCFDLDGTNESHNATWKVLTNRNRIYWEEGSGNTYKNIELDVYGTTTGVYNITANPKAGEAGFQYFITNGNKNIQGQSGTVEVTAINGTQITGKFTITASDGTKTYQITNGQFVNVPQ; from the coding sequence ATGAAAAAGAACATATTGTTTGCTACCATTTTAATGATGACTGTAGCCATTTTTGCATGCAACAAGAAAAGCAACACGACTACCCCTGCAACTCCAACAACCACCGCCTGCAATGGGATGAACCTATGCTTTGACCTTGATGGCACAAACGAAAGCCACAACGCTACATGGAAGGTATTAACCAATAGAAATAGAATATACTGGGAAGAAGGCTCAGGTAATACCTATAAAAATATAGAACTAGACGTTTATGGTACTACAACAGGTGTATATAATATTACGGCCAACCCAAAAGCAGGGGAAGCTGGTTTTCAATATTTTATCACCAACGGCAATAAAAATATACAAGGACAATCTGGGACTGTAGAAGTTACTGCAATTAATGGGACCCAAATAACTGGTAAATTTACTATTACAGCGTCTGACGGAACCAAAACCTATCAAATAACCAATGGACAATTTGTCAACGTCCCACAATAA
- a CDS encoding cupin domain-containing protein — translation MDIRVINLEEKLSSFDTYWDPHIIGELNGQHVKLAKLKGEFVWHSHEKEDELFLVVKGKLKIVLRDKVLELREGEMVIIPKGVEHKPIAEEEVQVLLFEPVSTINTGDVQHADLTKSQLKKI, via the coding sequence ATGGATATTCGAGTTATAAACCTCGAAGAGAAGCTGTCTTCTTTTGATACATACTGGGACCCTCACATTATAGGTGAGCTTAATGGTCAACATGTAAAGCTTGCTAAATTAAAAGGTGAGTTTGTATGGCACAGTCATGAAAAAGAGGACGAGCTTTTTCTTGTTGTAAAAGGAAAATTAAAAATAGTATTAAGAGATAAGGTCCTAGAGTTAAGAGAAGGCGAAATGGTTATTATTCCCAAAGGTGTTGAACATAAGCCAATAGCAGAAGAAGAGGTGCAGGTGTTGCTATTCGAACCTGTAAGTACTATTAATACAGGGGATGTTCAGCACGCTGATTTGACAAAATCTCAGCTAAAGAAGATATAA
- a CDS encoding DUF1761 domain-containing protein, giving the protein MVNINFLVTALAALIPLIVGAIWYNPKVFGSVWLKSTGLSEEELKKANMAKVFGLTYVFSLLIAIILNPIVIHQFGFQSMLMGEADLLTEGSEANLFFTTTLEKYGTAFRTFKHGMLHGTINGLLFATPVIGIVGLFERKGAKYILVHAGYWILTLGLMGGVIGQFP; this is encoded by the coding sequence ATGGTAAACATCAACTTTCTTGTTACTGCTCTAGCAGCATTGATCCCTCTTATAGTAGGTGCTATATGGTACAATCCGAAAGTATTTGGTAGTGTATGGTTAAAATCTACAGGCTTGTCGGAAGAAGAGCTTAAAAAAGCAAATATGGCTAAAGTATTTGGTCTTACTTATGTTTTTAGCCTTTTGATAGCAATTATTCTAAACCCGATAGTAATACATCAGTTTGGATTTCAGTCTATGTTAATGGGTGAAGCGGATCTGCTAACAGAAGGGTCTGAAGCAAATCTTTTCTTTACAACTACATTAGAGAAGTATGGTACTGCGTTTAGAACATTTAAACATGGTATGTTGCATGGCACGATCAATGGGTTGTTGTTTGCTACGCCAGTTATAGGTATTGTAGGTTTGTTTGAGCGAAAAGGGGCTAAATACATTTTAGTACATGCAGGTTATTGGATTCTTACATTAGGACTTATGGGAGGTGTTATTGGTCAATTCCCATAA
- a CDS encoding mechanosensitive ion channel family protein gives MTDFLNQVFLGNTVKTWLSAVGLFLVAYILVRVLKNIVVSYLKKLSEKTETTFDDFLVEVLNRSIVPAVYVGCGYLAFTYLEFSDKVHNAIKIALMFVFTFYALRIVTSIIKYFVYKSLDNYDDSEVKKKQARGMLVIINAVVWFLGFVFLLDNLGHDVTTIITGLGIGGIAIALAAQTILGDLFSYFVIFFDRPFEIGDFVIVDDKSGTVEYIGIKTTRIRTLKGDLLICSNTDLTNARLHNYKKLEKRRVVFTVGVLYETTQEQVEKIPSILKKIIDDVEDVDFARSHFSNYGAFSLDFESVYYVNANDYDVYMDKQQEIYTKVFKAFNEEGIGFAYPTQTVYMGKADVARGNA, from the coding sequence ATGACTGATTTTTTGAACCAAGTTTTTCTTGGTAATACGGTGAAAACATGGCTTTCGGCAGTTGGTCTTTTCTTGGTGGCGTATATACTGGTGCGTGTTCTTAAAAATATTGTCGTTAGCTATTTAAAAAAGTTGTCAGAGAAAACAGAGACTACTTTTGATGACTTTTTAGTGGAGGTCTTAAATAGATCTATAGTTCCCGCTGTATATGTAGGTTGCGGGTATTTGGCATTTACATATTTAGAGTTCTCTGATAAGGTACATAATGCTATCAAAATAGCATTGATGTTTGTATTTACGTTTTATGCTTTACGTATTGTTACCTCCATTATTAAATATTTTGTTTATAAATCGCTGGATAACTACGATGATAGTGAAGTGAAGAAGAAACAAGCAAGGGGTATGCTTGTTATCATCAACGCTGTTGTTTGGTTTCTTGGTTTTGTATTTTTGTTAGATAATTTAGGGCATGATGTTACAACCATTATTACAGGTTTAGGTATAGGTGGTATTGCTATTGCACTGGCTGCACAAACTATACTAGGAGATCTGTTTAGCTATTTTGTCATTTTCTTTGATCGTCCTTTTGAGATAGGTGATTTTGTAATAGTAGATGATAAATCGGGTACAGTAGAGTATATAGGTATAAAAACGACACGTATCAGGACATTGAAGGGAGATTTGTTGATATGTTCTAATACCGATCTTACCAATGCTAGATTACACAACTATAAGAAGTTGGAAAAAAGAAGGGTAGTTTTTACTGTTGGTGTGCTATACGAAACCACACAAGAGCAAGTAGAAAAGATACCTTCAATCTTAAAGAAAATAATTGATGATGTTGAGGATGTAGACTTTGCCAGATCTCACTTTTCCAACTATGGTGCTTTTAGTTTAGACTTTGAGTCAGTATATTATGTTAATGCCAACGATTATGATGTGTATATGGATAAGCAGCAGGAAATATATACTAAAGTGTTCAAGGCATTTAATGAAGAAGGTATAGGTTTTGCATATCCTACTCAAACAGTATATATGGGTAAGGCCGATGTGGCTAGAGGAAATGCATAG
- a CDS encoding YdcF family protein codes for MQADVIVILGYPVKSTDTLNDVLLSRLDKGIDLFRYGFARKIIVSGAAVHNNIVEAEVMAAYCIKNEIPPESLILERKARNTYENALYSVRLMKQLNYNSAIVVTSSFHKQRADYLFSRFIAHYSVEGAPFPKSFTFLRKTLFLVREKLMMLWYIFMGNEWLYNHTTKQLKSRRTKL; via the coding sequence ATGCAAGCTGATGTTATTGTCATATTGGGCTACCCTGTAAAAAGCACGGACACCCTTAATGATGTTTTGCTTTCTCGACTAGATAAAGGCATAGACCTTTTCCGATATGGATTTGCCCGAAAAATAATCGTGTCTGGTGCAGCCGTACACAACAATATAGTCGAAGCTGAAGTAATGGCTGCATATTGTATTAAAAACGAGATACCTCCGGAATCCCTTATCCTTGAGCGCAAAGCCAGAAACACTTATGAAAATGCGCTATATAGTGTGAGACTCATGAAACAGCTCAACTATAACAGTGCTATAGTGGTCACTTCTAGCTTTCATAAGCAAAGAGCCGACTATCTATTTTCTCGTTTTATTGCCCATTATAGCGTTGAAGGTGCACCTTTCCCTAAAAGTTTTACTTTCCTCCGCAAGACGCTTTTTTTAGTCAGAGAAAAACTAATGATGCTTTGGTATATTTTTATGGGTAACGAATGGCTGTACAACCACACAACAAAGCAATTAAAAAGTAGACGCACAAAACTTTAA